A single genomic interval of Wolbachia endosymbiont of Diaphorina citri harbors:
- a CDS encoding AAA family ATPase — protein MKYDEEKLWIAVIERAIKDAAGKNPELKKEAIKWFDSESFETVCELANLSSKRMKSMYGGFMQRKEIKGLLIDNIKKCVPYLIPNGNFYRERTYVGNFDGNTITVKIVGKETGNWRNFTKGISGDIIDLWTLVKGDINSAKKWLNTKENTTEHKITSFSAKHYLNDKSPMPKDIIGPRILTPSGLLVIGGAPKIGKSNFLLSMLVHLAAGVSFLDMKPARPLKIFYLQNEMEYRERLQKLRISKKILDAGTENLVITKKVQLTLNVEKIKEIMSENLDVKTVDLIVIDSVFDYRSMISFLQNSIDELRSITNPAAGVIVTHYTKKVSTTTLKKNPFQALSGANVLRSLYTSGVMIFRPERNTLQLMYELKNGKPIPTKFINMVNGRWIATA, from the coding sequence TTGAAGTACGACGAAGAGAAGCTCTGGATTGCTGTAATTGAGAGAGCTATCAAAGATGCAGCAGGAAAAAATCCAGAGCTAAAGAAAGAAGCAATTAAATGGTTTGATTCAGAGTCTTTTGAAACTGTTTGTGAGCTAGCTAATCTCAGCTCTAAACGTATGAAAAGTATGTATGGGGGTTTTATGCAGAGAAAGGAAATAAAAGGATTATTGATTGATAATATTAAGAAGTGTGTACCTTACCTAATTCCAAACGGTAATTTTTATCGAGAGAGGACTTATGTTGGCAATTTTGATGGGAATACGATTACAGTTAAAATAGTAGGTAAAGAAACTGGAAACTGGCGTAATTTTACTAAAGGAATTAGTGGTGATATTATCGATCTTTGGACTTTAGTTAAAGGTGATATAAATTCCGCTAAGAAGTGGTTAAATACTAAAGAAAACACAACAGAACATAAAATTACATCGTTTTCAGCAAAGCATTACTTAAATGATAAATCACCAATGCCAAAAGATATAATAGGCCCAAGAATTCTAACTCCAAGTGGTCTTTTGGTCATAGGTGGAGCTCCTAAAATAGGAAAGAGTAATTTTCTACTTTCCATGTTGGTACATTTAGCTGCTGGAGTATCATTTCTTGATATGAAGCCTGCAAGGCCACTTAAGATATTCTATCTACAGAATGAAATGGAATATAGAGAGCGCTTACAGAAGCTAAGAATCAGCAAGAAAATCCTTGATGCAGGAACAGAAAACTTAGTTATTACTAAAAAAGTACAGTTAACTTTGAATGTGGAAAAAATAAAGGAAATTATGTCGGAAAATCTCGATGTAAAAACAGTTGATCTTATAGTAATAGACTCTGTTTTTGATTATAGGAGTATGATCTCTTTTCTGCAAAATAGTATTGATGAACTACGCTCTATAACTAATCCTGCTGCTGGAGTAATAGTTACACATTACACCAAAAAAGTGTCAACAACCACGTTAAAAAAGAATCCATTTCAAGCATTGAGTGGTGCTAATGTTTTAAGAAGTTTATATACATCTGGAGTAATGATATTTAGGCCAGAAAGGAATACTCTGCAATTGATGTACGAACTTAAAAACGGCAAACCAATACCAACAAAATTCATAAATATGGTTAACGGACGCTGGATAGCTACAGCTTAA